Below is a window of Corynebacterium kalinowskii DNA.
AGCAGTTCGTAAAGGAAGGTGGGGTGCACGACGTCGATCACTTCGCCCGTGGAGCGACCAGTAAGGGGCGCCAAAGCGCCGTTCGCGTCCACCCGGTAATAAATCTCCAGGCCCCAGGGCGCAGTGGTCGGCCCACCATACAGTTCCTGGTTGAAATAGTTACCCAGGCGACCGATTGCTTGGGCCAAAATGATTCCGGGAGCAGCGGCGTCGACAAGCGGTGCAAACTTAAGCCCGCGCATGCGCATCATGATCCACACGCACACCACGCCCAAGGCCACTGCACCCCAGATTCCCAAACCACCGTTGGTGATCTTCAGGGCATCGACTGGGTTACAGGTATCGCAGAAGTACTGATTGTTGTCTGTTATGACGTGGTAAATGCGGCCACCAATGATGCCCGCAGGGACAGCGATCAGCGCCGCATCCATGACCACGTCCTCGTTCCCACCGCGCGCGACGTAACGGCGTTTGGTGATCCAGATTGCCACCAAGATGCCAGCTACTATGCACAGCGCATAGGCACGAATCGGAACAGGGCCGAGATGCCACACACCTTGAGGAGGGGAAGGAAGGTAAGCGAGGTTCATCACGCACACTAGTGTGCACCATTGGCAAGCAATCCGCTGCCACTACCCCACTAATTAACGAGCGGTTGGCGTCGCAGGGTGCTGCCCCACCGCGACCATCGTCCGCACCAGTTTCATCGGTTCCGGGGCTGTCACCAGGGATTCGCCGATCACGACGGCATCCGCGCCGGCGCTGGCATACAACCGCAAATCTTTGGCATCGCGCACACCCGACATGGCAATGCGCACAGTTTCGCGAGGCAGACCCGGTGCGATATCGCCGAAGGCACTCGGGTTCATGGTCATCGAGTGAAGGTTGCGGGCATTGACACCGACGACTTTGGCTCCAGCTTGGATTGCTCGGGACGCATCTTCCGGGGTATATACCTCCACCAACGCGGTCATGCCAAGGGACTCGATGCGGTCGAGCAGTGATTCAAGACGCGCTTGATCGAGTGCAGAAACTACCAACGGCACCATGTCCGCACCGTAGTAGCGAGCTTCGTGAATCTGGTACGGGTCGATGATGAAGTCCTTGCTCATCACCGGCACCGACACTGCCGTTTTCACGGCGGCCAGGTCCTCTAAGGACCCCATGAAGCGACGACGTTCCGTCTGGCAGCCAATAATGCGCGCGCCGCCGGCCTCAAACTGAATAGCCAGATCAGCGGGATGCTCGATGCTAGCAATTTGTCCACGACACGGTGTCGCGCGCTTGATCTCCGCGATCACACCACAGCCTTGCTGCAGCAAAGCAGCTAACGCATCGCGCGGCGGCTCCACTGATTTGGACAGCGCTTTGATTTCTTTGAAGGGCACCTGAGCTTCGCGGTAGGCAACATCCTCCACGACGCCCTGGATAATCTGCTCAAAAATGGACATCAGTTAGCCTGACCTCCCGCGCAGAACCGAGTTAGTTTGGTGCACGATTCCTAAGGCTAGTCGCTCCCCTAGGGTGGTTAAAAATCACGCCTATTTGCTGTCGGGTCAACATCAGCATCGAGTGCGTCCCACATCAGGCGTGGCGAGTCAGGATCCTCGTTCAGCTCGTCGGCGAGCTTTTCTTCCCGTGCTTGTTTGAGCTCATATTTGCTCTTGCGCACACTATCCTCGCCCGGCTTCATGACCAGCACGATGCCCGCCAGCAAGCCCACAGCGCAACCAACCAATGTGAGCACTGGCCCGGCTGCGCTGACGGAAATGTCGGTTATCTGGGCCCATTCTGTGACGGTCACCGGCTTATTCTGTTGTTGTGAAGCCGCACCGCTGGTGAGCAGTTCCTTCGTACGAAGCGGATCCGCACCATACAGCAACAGCTGTAGCGGTTGCCAGCTCGCAGCTGCGGCGGCAAGGGCC
It encodes the following:
- the lgt gene encoding prolipoprotein diacylglyceryl transferase, which gives rise to MNLAYLPSPPQGVWHLGPVPIRAYALCIVAGILVAIWITKRRYVARGGNEDVVMDAALIAVPAGIIGGRIYHVITDNNQYFCDTCNPVDALKITNGGLGIWGAVALGVVCVWIMMRMRGLKFAPLVDAAAPGIILAQAIGRLGNYFNQELYGGPTTAPWGLEIYYRVDANGALAPLTGRSTGEVIDVVHPTFLYELLWNVLIFALLLWADKHFKLDRGRVFWLYVAGYTAGRFWIELMRSDPATLVFGLRVNTITSAVLFVISVVIVMWLSRKRAEVDASRPKQDL
- the trpC gene encoding indole-3-glycerol phosphate synthase TrpC, which gives rise to MMSIFEQIIQGVVEDVAYREAQVPFKEIKALSKSVEPPRDALAALLQQGCGVIAEIKRATPCRGQIASIEHPADLAIQFEAGGARIIGCQTERRRFMGSLEDLAAVKTAVSVPVMSKDFIIDPYQIHEARYYGADMVPLVVSALDQARLESLLDRIESLGMTALVEVYTPEDASRAIQAGAKVVGVNARNLHSMTMNPSAFGDIAPGLPRETVRIAMSGVRDAKDLRLYASAGADAVVIGESLVTAPEPMKLVRTMVAVGQHPATPTAR
- a CDS encoding TIGR02234 family membrane protein → MRKLATAGLALSAIAMWAASRLTWLEVSVFDDKSGDAHHQLVGAVWSTETTAVALLLLAAVVAMLALRRLGRRIVAAIAALAAAAASWQPLQLLLYGADPLRTKELLTSGAASQQQNKPVTVTEWAQITDISVSAAGPVLTLVGCAVGLLAGIVLVMKPGEDSVRKSKYELKQAREEKLADELNEDPDSPRLMWDALDADVDPTANRRDF